Proteins from a genomic interval of Pseudophryne corroboree isolate aPseCor3 chromosome 4, aPseCor3.hap2, whole genome shotgun sequence:
- the LOC134911640 gene encoding uncharacterized protein LOC134911640, with protein MRNLSPTSILGTMLIILMVLTCQATAEVDITQKSGTYTFWYNSSNTEVAAYKIDFCTIAPCLNKHYAWQCDQYGTRNTPTEAYICVTSKYWGNKCAYWGSVGWNSGHSYGYQPKEALSRKDKYGESLLTRLTLHRQNRCDSKFILSIKHPQSTDAGTYVLGESFFLNPSLTPFLLQDMFNNEKYAQLKPPKPRPNLLKPHITTFKDMMAVNNPTFKDTLAIETGFSDINFWLEWMKYSASKHNKSNCYVCGKSRPHLGTVPLNIPLEQENCFFSLFNDTKTNDSQCEMWKREYPILSKNPNPGSTITIYPGNYTCYTSNTTTGRNLKTFPPGYCANKRTTVLVNQTRSLGDIYYICGDMKLRTKLDTPWYGECALAKVIMPLLMITDDPTPPSNTPANRKKRALPGGSFDPHVYIDAIGVPRGVPNEFKARDEVAAGFESLFPIVTVNKNVAWINYIYYNQQRFVNDTKDALKGIAEQLEATSQMTFQNRMALDMILAEKGGTCVYISKVEGCCTYIPDNTGPNGKVTLAINKLETLSIELKKNSGVDNPWSQYFGWIENWKQALVQISIFIIITLIFIGLIVYCVIPCGKKLTSKGIDTVLMYYDVTTSPITSSDSKGPDDYVQYLKNWRNKKGALQKNHVV; from the coding sequence atgaggaacctgtcccctacctctatcctggggactatgttgataatcctaatggtcctcacttgccaagctacagctgaagtagacattacacaaaaatccggcacctacacattttggtataactcctccaatactgaggttgccgcctataaaatagatttctgtaccattgctccctgtcttaacaaacattatgcctggcagtgtgatcagtatggtacacgtaatacccccactgaagcctatatttgtgttactagtaaatattggggaaataaatgtgcgtattggggatcagtgggatggaattctggccatagttatggataccagcccaaagaggctctctcaagaaaagacaaatatggtgagtccctgcttacccgtcttacccttcatagacaaaacagatgtgatagtaaattcatattaagcataaaacatccccagtctactgatgcaggcacctatgtcctaggtgaatccttttttttaaacccatcccttacaccattcttgttacaggatatgtttaacaatgaaaagtatgcccagctcaagccccctaaaccacgccccaacctcttgaaacctcatataaccaccttcaaggatatgatggccgttaacaatcccacctttaaagacaccctagctattgaaactggtttctctgacatcaatttctggttagaatggatgaagtatagtgctagcaaacataataaaagtaactgttatgtctgtggcaaatctaggccccacctaggtacagtgccccttaatatacccctagaacaggaaaattgttttttcagcctttttaatgacaccaaaacaaatgacagtcagtgcgaaatgtggaaaagggaatatcccatattgtcaaaaaatcccaacccaggaagcaccataaccatatatcctggaaactatacctgttatacatctaacaccaccacagggagaaatttaaaaaccttcccaccagggtattgtgcaaataaaagaacaactgttttagtcaaccaaactagatcattaggtgacatttattatatatgtggggatatgaagcttagaactaaattagacacaccatggtatggtgagtgtgccctggccaaagtcataatgccactcctaatgatcaccgatgaccccactcctccctctaatactcctgctaatcgaaagaaaagagcactcccaggaggtagctttgacccccacgtatacattgatgctataggggtcccaagaggtgttccaaatgagttcaaagctagagatgaggtggctgcgggttttgaatcattgttccctatagtaactgtaaataaaaacgtagcctggattaattatatatattataatcaacaaagatttgttaatgataccaaagatgctcttaaaggtatagctgaacagctagaagccacttcccaaatgaccttccaaaatagaatggcccttgacatgattctagcagaaaaaggcggtacatgtgtttacattagtaaggtggaaggctgttgtacatatattcctgacaacactggtcccaacggtaaggttactttagccataaacaagttagaaaccttatccatagaacttaagaaaaattcaggtgttgataacccatggagccaatattttgggtggattgaaaattggaaacaggctcttgtgcaaataagtatattcataataataactttaatctttataggtctcatagtttattgtgtgattccctgtggaaagaaactcacatctaaaggtattgacacagtcttgatgtattatgatgttaccactagccccatcacctcctctgatagcaaaggccccgatgattatgttcaatatctaaaaaattggagaaacaaaaagggggctctacagaagaatcatgtcgtataa